One Colius striatus isolate bColStr4 chromosome 7, bColStr4.1.hap1, whole genome shotgun sequence DNA segment encodes these proteins:
- the NLRP3 gene encoding NACHT, LRR and PYD domains-containing protein 3 isoform X2 has protein sequence MAMADTFFSERWRRHPTMAGEERGSAALLRALQGLTPEDFQEFKAKLSELPVERGGNIPRDCLAKAAHPCALLSCMGSSYREDVAMDVAIGLFQEMNLRDLAERLLDEKVKEHKRRYREHVLREFLRYKEVSSCLGESVSLGSRYTALSTARRSRGHEEAAGTGHGRAGASQTLFGADGDGRRPRVVVLVGAPGMGKTMTVRKVMVEWAEGTLGALFDYVFCTDCKDVAPAAELSVAGLVSRCCPHRHTPAGNILRGHKKILFIFDGFEALGFPLARPQTELSSDPREAKPLEITLMSLLKKTALPECSLLITTRPAALQRLRQCLEGECYVEILGFSAASKQEYFHRHFGDASEADVAFGYVRGNEVLYSLCAIPAVSWTVCTVLQQELHKSRNLSECSKATTQMSMFYLSWLTKSRGRDKEQDLQKFLRELCSLAADGIWKHKVLFEEKEIKERGLDQPELLPLFLNEKISKAGAEEGNTYSFTHLHLQELFAALFYVLEDEEETGRDSGALAKDVNVLLESYSESRQDLRFTVRFLFGLMSQKAIEYADEVTGCGISPRAREGMLRWLQGRHGGISHPQRAQKLSHLDTCHFLFEMNEKSFTQSALGGLTDIDLRDVRFSLYDQAALCFCIRHWDGLDGVTLRGCSFAQGEPREQLPTALTRCSTPGAGGTEGTRGTGGRAGDLVESHPPIRPLCQALQQPGSRLRVLRLHWCGLSESCCRELGELLALHPGLARLELADGALGDGGVRLLCHGLLQPGCRLRALRACCRDLAAVLSTSPCLEELDLSFSEGLRDAGAGLLAEGLRRRGCRLRTLRLGSCRLTGACCRALAAGLLETPQLGCLDLSDNELGAEGVLQLCQQLRHPACPLRALGLSTSGLNEEALQALSALRELKPDLKIGNLLEQEVPEEGAMARLPFHRGVLPGTAGTRGRKVLPAFRRGPLL, from the exons GCGACACCCCACGATGGCAGGGGAAGAGCGTGGGTCAGCCGCCCTCCTACGTGCGCTCCAAGGTCTCACACCTGAAGACTTCCAGGAGTTTAAGGCAAAGTTATCAGAGCTTCCCGTGGAAAGGGGAGGGAACATCCCCAGGGACTGTCTGGCGAAGGCTGCCCACCCCTGTGCCCTCCTCAGCTGCATGGGCAGCAGCTACAGAGAAGACGTGGCGATGGACGTAGCGATCGGGTTGTTCCAAGAGATGAACCTGAGGGACCTGGCCGAGAGGCTCCTGGATGAGAAGGTGAAAG AGCACAAGCGGCGGTACCGGGAGCACGTGCTCCGGGAGTTCCTGCGCTACAAAGAAGTGAGCTCGTGTCTCGGGGAGAGcgtgtccctgggcagccgctacACCGCGCTCAGCACggccaggaggagcagggggCACGAGGAGGCTGCGGGCACCGGCCACGGCCGCGCCGGCGCCTCGCAGACGCTGTTCGGAGCCGACGGAGACGGGCGGAGGCCGCGGGTCGTGGTGCTGGTGGGAGCCCCGGGGATGGGGAAGACGATGACGGTGAGGAAGGTGATGGTGGAGTGGGCAGAGGGGACCCTGGGAGCGCTGTTTGACTACGTGTTCTGCACAGACTGTAAGGACGTGGCCCCGGCCGCGGAGCTGAGCGTGGCGGGGCTGGTGTCGAGGTGCTGCCCTCACAGGCACACGCCAGCGGGGAACATCCTGCGTGGCCACAAGAAGATCCTGTTCATTTTTGACGGCTTCGAGGCCCTGGGGTTTCCTCTGGCCCGGCCCCAAACCGAGCTGAGCTCTGACCCCAGGGAAGCAAAGCCACTGGAGATCACCCTGATGAGCCTGTTGAAGAAGACGGCTCTCCCCGAGTGCTCTCTGCTCATCACCACGAGGCCGGCGgctctccagaggctgaggcagTGCCTGGAGGGCGAGTGTTACGTGGAGATCCTGGGGTTCTCAGCAGCCTCCAAGCAGGAATATTTCCACAGGCATTTCGGGGACGCCAGTGAAGCCGACGTGGCCTTTGGGTACGTCAGAGGCAACGAGGTCCTGTACAGCCTGTGCGCCATCCCCGCCGTGAGCTGGACCGTCTGCACCGTCCTCCAGCAGGAGCTTCACAAGAGCAGAAACCTCAGCGAGTGCTCTAAAGCCACCACACAGATGAGCATGTTTTACCTGTCCTGGTTAACcaagagcagaggcagggacaAGGAGCAGGACCTGCAGAAGTTCCTACGCGAGCTTTGCTCCTTGGCTGCCGACGGCATCTGGAAGCACAAGGTCCTCTTTGAGGAGAAGGAGATCAAGGAgcgtggcttggaccagccggAGCTTCTCCCCCTCTTCCTCAACGAGAAGATCTCAAAGGCAGGCGCAGAGGAAGGCAACACCTACAGCTTCACCCACCTGCACCTCCAGGAGCTCTTTGCAGCCCTGTTTTACGTTCTGGAGGACGAGGAGGAAACGGGGCGCGACTCGGGGGCTCTGGCAAAGGACGTGAACGTGCTGTTGGAGAGCTACAGCGAGTCCAGGCAGGATTTGAGGTTCACGGTGCGGTTCCTGTTCGGTTTGATGAGCCAAAAGGCCATCGAGTACGCAGACGAGGTCACCGGCTGCGGCATCTCCCCACGAGCCAGGGAAGGGATGTTGAGGTGGCTTCAGGGGAGGCACGGAGGCATCTCCCATCCCCAGCGAGCCCAGAAGCTTTCCCACTTGGACACTTGCCACTTTTTGTTCGAGATGAACGAGAAAAGCTTCACCCAAAGCGCTCTGGGGGGCCTCACTGACATAGACCTGCGGGACGTCAGGTTTTCCCTGTACGACCAAGCGGCTCTTTGCTTCTGCATCAGGCACTGGGACGGGCTGGACGGCGTCACCCTCCGGGGCTGCTCCTTCGCCCAGGGGGAGCCCCGGGAGCAGCTGCCCACGGCGCTGACTCG ctgcagcaccccaGGAGCCGGAGGAACTGAAGGAACAAGAGGAACTGGAGGACGTGCCGGTGACCTCGTGGAGTCGCACCCCCCGATCCGCCCGCTCTGCCAAGCGCTGCAGCAGCCGGGCAGCCGCCTGCGGGTGCTGCG GCTGCACTGGTGCGGGCTGTCCGAGAGCTGCTGCcgggagctgggggagctgctggcGCTGCACCCCGGCCTGGCGCGGCTGGAGCTGGCTGACGGGGCGCTGGGCGACGGCGGCGTGCGCCTGCTGTGCCACGGGCTGCTGCAGCCGGGCTGCCGCCTGCGTGCCCTGCG CGCCTGCTGCCGGGACCTGGCCGCCGTGCTGAGCACCAGCCCGTGCCTGGAGGAGCTGGATCTGTCCTTCAGCGAGGGGCTGCGCGACGCCGGCGCGGGGCTGCTGGCCGAGGGGCTGCGGCGCCGGGGCTGCCGGCTGCGCACGCTGCG GCTGGGGAGCTGCCGGCTGACGGGCGCCTGCTGCCGAGCGCTGGCCGCGGGGCTGCTGGAGACCCCCCAGCTCGGCTGCCTGGACCTGAGCGACAACGAGCTGGGAGCCGAGGGCgtgctgcagctgtgccagcagctccgGCATCCCGCCTgcccgctgcgggccctggg CCTGAGCACGTCAGGGCTGAACGAAGAAGCGCTGCAGGCACTGTCTGCCCTGCGGGAGCTGAAGCCAGACCTGAAGATCGGGAACCTCCTGGAGCAGGAGGTGCCAGAGGAGGGGGCCATGGCCCGGCTGCCCTTCCACCGCGGGGTCCTGCCGGGCACAGCGGGGACGAGGGGCAGGAAGGTGCTCCCTGCTTTTAGGAGAGGTCCCCTCCTTTAG
- the NLRP3 gene encoding NACHT, LRR and PYD domains-containing protein 3 isoform X3, with protein MRRHPTMAGEERGSAALLRALQGLTPEDFQEFKAKLSELPVERGGNIPRDCLAKAAHPCALLSCMGSSYREDVAMDVAIGLFQEMNLRDLAERLLDEKVKEHKRRYREHVLREFLRYKEVSSCLGESVSLGSRYTALSTARRSRGHEEAAGTGHGRAGASQTLFGADGDGRRPRVVVLVGAPGMGKTMTVRKVMVEWAEGTLGALFDYVFCTDCKDVAPAAELSVAGLVSRCCPHRHTPAGNILRGHKKILFIFDGFEALGFPLARPQTELSSDPREAKPLEITLMSLLKKTALPECSLLITTRPAALQRLRQCLEGECYVEILGFSAASKQEYFHRHFGDASEADVAFGYVRGNEVLYSLCAIPAVSWTVCTVLQQELHKSRNLSECSKATTQMSMFYLSWLTKSRGRDKEQDLQKFLRELCSLAADGIWKHKVLFEEKEIKERGLDQPELLPLFLNEKISKAGAEEGNTYSFTHLHLQELFAALFYVLEDEEETGRDSGALAKDVNVLLESYSESRQDLRFTVRFLFGLMSQKAIEYADEVTGCGISPRAREGMLRWLQGRHGGISHPQRAQKLSHLDTCHFLFEMNEKSFTQSALGGLTDIDLRDVRFSLYDQAALCFCIRHWDGLDGVTLRGCSFAQGEPREQLPTALTRCSTPGAGGTEGTRGTGGRAGDLVESHPPIRPLCQALQQPGSRLRVLRLHWCGLSESCCRELGELLALHPGLARLELADGALGDGGVRLLCHGLLQPGCRLRALRLCYSRLTSACCRDLAAVLSTSPCLEELDLSFSEGLRDAGAGLLAEGLRRRGCRLRTLRLGSCRLTGACCRALAAGLLETPQLGCLDLSDNELGAEGVLQLCQQLRHPACPLRALGLSTSGLNEEALQALSALRELKPDLKIGNLLEQEVPEEGAMARLPFHRGVLPGTAGTRGRKVLPAFRRGPLL; from the exons GCGACACCCCACGATGGCAGGGGAAGAGCGTGGGTCAGCCGCCCTCCTACGTGCGCTCCAAGGTCTCACACCTGAAGACTTCCAGGAGTTTAAGGCAAAGTTATCAGAGCTTCCCGTGGAAAGGGGAGGGAACATCCCCAGGGACTGTCTGGCGAAGGCTGCCCACCCCTGTGCCCTCCTCAGCTGCATGGGCAGCAGCTACAGAGAAGACGTGGCGATGGACGTAGCGATCGGGTTGTTCCAAGAGATGAACCTGAGGGACCTGGCCGAGAGGCTCCTGGATGAGAAGGTGAAAG AGCACAAGCGGCGGTACCGGGAGCACGTGCTCCGGGAGTTCCTGCGCTACAAAGAAGTGAGCTCGTGTCTCGGGGAGAGcgtgtccctgggcagccgctacACCGCGCTCAGCACggccaggaggagcagggggCACGAGGAGGCTGCGGGCACCGGCCACGGCCGCGCCGGCGCCTCGCAGACGCTGTTCGGAGCCGACGGAGACGGGCGGAGGCCGCGGGTCGTGGTGCTGGTGGGAGCCCCGGGGATGGGGAAGACGATGACGGTGAGGAAGGTGATGGTGGAGTGGGCAGAGGGGACCCTGGGAGCGCTGTTTGACTACGTGTTCTGCACAGACTGTAAGGACGTGGCCCCGGCCGCGGAGCTGAGCGTGGCGGGGCTGGTGTCGAGGTGCTGCCCTCACAGGCACACGCCAGCGGGGAACATCCTGCGTGGCCACAAGAAGATCCTGTTCATTTTTGACGGCTTCGAGGCCCTGGGGTTTCCTCTGGCCCGGCCCCAAACCGAGCTGAGCTCTGACCCCAGGGAAGCAAAGCCACTGGAGATCACCCTGATGAGCCTGTTGAAGAAGACGGCTCTCCCCGAGTGCTCTCTGCTCATCACCACGAGGCCGGCGgctctccagaggctgaggcagTGCCTGGAGGGCGAGTGTTACGTGGAGATCCTGGGGTTCTCAGCAGCCTCCAAGCAGGAATATTTCCACAGGCATTTCGGGGACGCCAGTGAAGCCGACGTGGCCTTTGGGTACGTCAGAGGCAACGAGGTCCTGTACAGCCTGTGCGCCATCCCCGCCGTGAGCTGGACCGTCTGCACCGTCCTCCAGCAGGAGCTTCACAAGAGCAGAAACCTCAGCGAGTGCTCTAAAGCCACCACACAGATGAGCATGTTTTACCTGTCCTGGTTAACcaagagcagaggcagggacaAGGAGCAGGACCTGCAGAAGTTCCTACGCGAGCTTTGCTCCTTGGCTGCCGACGGCATCTGGAAGCACAAGGTCCTCTTTGAGGAGAAGGAGATCAAGGAgcgtggcttggaccagccggAGCTTCTCCCCCTCTTCCTCAACGAGAAGATCTCAAAGGCAGGCGCAGAGGAAGGCAACACCTACAGCTTCACCCACCTGCACCTCCAGGAGCTCTTTGCAGCCCTGTTTTACGTTCTGGAGGACGAGGAGGAAACGGGGCGCGACTCGGGGGCTCTGGCAAAGGACGTGAACGTGCTGTTGGAGAGCTACAGCGAGTCCAGGCAGGATTTGAGGTTCACGGTGCGGTTCCTGTTCGGTTTGATGAGCCAAAAGGCCATCGAGTACGCAGACGAGGTCACCGGCTGCGGCATCTCCCCACGAGCCAGGGAAGGGATGTTGAGGTGGCTTCAGGGGAGGCACGGAGGCATCTCCCATCCCCAGCGAGCCCAGAAGCTTTCCCACTTGGACACTTGCCACTTTTTGTTCGAGATGAACGAGAAAAGCTTCACCCAAAGCGCTCTGGGGGGCCTCACTGACATAGACCTGCGGGACGTCAGGTTTTCCCTGTACGACCAAGCGGCTCTTTGCTTCTGCATCAGGCACTGGGACGGGCTGGACGGCGTCACCCTCCGGGGCTGCTCCTTCGCCCAGGGGGAGCCCCGGGAGCAGCTGCCCACGGCGCTGACTCG ctgcagcaccccaGGAGCCGGAGGAACTGAAGGAACAAGAGGAACTGGAGGACGTGCCGGTGACCTCGTGGAGTCGCACCCCCCGATCCGCCCGCTCTGCCAAGCGCTGCAGCAGCCGGGCAGCCGCCTGCGGGTGCTGCG GCTGCACTGGTGCGGGCTGTCCGAGAGCTGCTGCcgggagctgggggagctgctggcGCTGCACCCCGGCCTGGCGCGGCTGGAGCTGGCTGACGGGGCGCTGGGCGACGGCGGCGTGCGCCTGCTGTGCCACGGGCTGCTGCAGCCGGGCTGCCGCCTGCGTGCCCTGCG GCTGTGCTACTCCCGCCTCACCAGCGCCTGCTGCCGGGACCTGGCCGCCGTGCTGAGCACCAGCCCGTGCCTGGAGGAGCTGGATCTGTCCTTCAGCGAGGGGCTGCGCGACGCCGGCGCGGGGCTGCTGGCCGAGGGGCTGCGGCGCCGGGGCTGCCGGCTGCGCACGCTGCG GCTGGGGAGCTGCCGGCTGACGGGCGCCTGCTGCCGAGCGCTGGCCGCGGGGCTGCTGGAGACCCCCCAGCTCGGCTGCCTGGACCTGAGCGACAACGAGCTGGGAGCCGAGGGCgtgctgcagctgtgccagcagctccgGCATCCCGCCTgcccgctgcgggccctggg CCTGAGCACGTCAGGGCTGAACGAAGAAGCGCTGCAGGCACTGTCTGCCCTGCGGGAGCTGAAGCCAGACCTGAAGATCGGGAACCTCCTGGAGCAGGAGGTGCCAGAGGAGGGGGCCATGGCCCGGCTGCCCTTCCACCGCGGGGTCCTGCCGGGCACAGCGGGGACGAGGGGCAGGAAGGTGCTCCCTGCTTTTAGGAGAGGTCCCCTCCTTTAG
- the NLRP3 gene encoding NACHT, LRR and PYD domains-containing protein 3 isoform X1, protein MAMADTFFSERWRRHPTMAGEERGSAALLRALQGLTPEDFQEFKAKLSELPVERGGNIPRDCLAKAAHPCALLSCMGSSYREDVAMDVAIGLFQEMNLRDLAERLLDEKVKEHKRRYREHVLREFLRYKEVSSCLGESVSLGSRYTALSTARRSRGHEEAAGTGHGRAGASQTLFGADGDGRRPRVVVLVGAPGMGKTMTVRKVMVEWAEGTLGALFDYVFCTDCKDVAPAAELSVAGLVSRCCPHRHTPAGNILRGHKKILFIFDGFEALGFPLARPQTELSSDPREAKPLEITLMSLLKKTALPECSLLITTRPAALQRLRQCLEGECYVEILGFSAASKQEYFHRHFGDASEADVAFGYVRGNEVLYSLCAIPAVSWTVCTVLQQELHKSRNLSECSKATTQMSMFYLSWLTKSRGRDKEQDLQKFLRELCSLAADGIWKHKVLFEEKEIKERGLDQPELLPLFLNEKISKAGAEEGNTYSFTHLHLQELFAALFYVLEDEEETGRDSGALAKDVNVLLESYSESRQDLRFTVRFLFGLMSQKAIEYADEVTGCGISPRAREGMLRWLQGRHGGISHPQRAQKLSHLDTCHFLFEMNEKSFTQSALGGLTDIDLRDVRFSLYDQAALCFCIRHWDGLDGVTLRGCSFAQGEPREQLPTALTRCSTPGAGGTEGTRGTGGRAGDLVESHPPIRPLCQALQQPGSRLRVLRLHWCGLSESCCRELGELLALHPGLARLELADGALGDGGVRLLCHGLLQPGCRLRALRLCYSRLTSACCRDLAAVLSTSPCLEELDLSFSEGLRDAGAGLLAEGLRRRGCRLRTLRLGSCRLTGACCRALAAGLLETPQLGCLDLSDNELGAEGVLQLCQQLRHPACPLRALGLSTSGLNEEALQALSALRELKPDLKIGNLLEQEVPEEGAMARLPFHRGVLPGTAGTRGRKVLPAFRRGPLL, encoded by the exons GCGACACCCCACGATGGCAGGGGAAGAGCGTGGGTCAGCCGCCCTCCTACGTGCGCTCCAAGGTCTCACACCTGAAGACTTCCAGGAGTTTAAGGCAAAGTTATCAGAGCTTCCCGTGGAAAGGGGAGGGAACATCCCCAGGGACTGTCTGGCGAAGGCTGCCCACCCCTGTGCCCTCCTCAGCTGCATGGGCAGCAGCTACAGAGAAGACGTGGCGATGGACGTAGCGATCGGGTTGTTCCAAGAGATGAACCTGAGGGACCTGGCCGAGAGGCTCCTGGATGAGAAGGTGAAAG AGCACAAGCGGCGGTACCGGGAGCACGTGCTCCGGGAGTTCCTGCGCTACAAAGAAGTGAGCTCGTGTCTCGGGGAGAGcgtgtccctgggcagccgctacACCGCGCTCAGCACggccaggaggagcagggggCACGAGGAGGCTGCGGGCACCGGCCACGGCCGCGCCGGCGCCTCGCAGACGCTGTTCGGAGCCGACGGAGACGGGCGGAGGCCGCGGGTCGTGGTGCTGGTGGGAGCCCCGGGGATGGGGAAGACGATGACGGTGAGGAAGGTGATGGTGGAGTGGGCAGAGGGGACCCTGGGAGCGCTGTTTGACTACGTGTTCTGCACAGACTGTAAGGACGTGGCCCCGGCCGCGGAGCTGAGCGTGGCGGGGCTGGTGTCGAGGTGCTGCCCTCACAGGCACACGCCAGCGGGGAACATCCTGCGTGGCCACAAGAAGATCCTGTTCATTTTTGACGGCTTCGAGGCCCTGGGGTTTCCTCTGGCCCGGCCCCAAACCGAGCTGAGCTCTGACCCCAGGGAAGCAAAGCCACTGGAGATCACCCTGATGAGCCTGTTGAAGAAGACGGCTCTCCCCGAGTGCTCTCTGCTCATCACCACGAGGCCGGCGgctctccagaggctgaggcagTGCCTGGAGGGCGAGTGTTACGTGGAGATCCTGGGGTTCTCAGCAGCCTCCAAGCAGGAATATTTCCACAGGCATTTCGGGGACGCCAGTGAAGCCGACGTGGCCTTTGGGTACGTCAGAGGCAACGAGGTCCTGTACAGCCTGTGCGCCATCCCCGCCGTGAGCTGGACCGTCTGCACCGTCCTCCAGCAGGAGCTTCACAAGAGCAGAAACCTCAGCGAGTGCTCTAAAGCCACCACACAGATGAGCATGTTTTACCTGTCCTGGTTAACcaagagcagaggcagggacaAGGAGCAGGACCTGCAGAAGTTCCTACGCGAGCTTTGCTCCTTGGCTGCCGACGGCATCTGGAAGCACAAGGTCCTCTTTGAGGAGAAGGAGATCAAGGAgcgtggcttggaccagccggAGCTTCTCCCCCTCTTCCTCAACGAGAAGATCTCAAAGGCAGGCGCAGAGGAAGGCAACACCTACAGCTTCACCCACCTGCACCTCCAGGAGCTCTTTGCAGCCCTGTTTTACGTTCTGGAGGACGAGGAGGAAACGGGGCGCGACTCGGGGGCTCTGGCAAAGGACGTGAACGTGCTGTTGGAGAGCTACAGCGAGTCCAGGCAGGATTTGAGGTTCACGGTGCGGTTCCTGTTCGGTTTGATGAGCCAAAAGGCCATCGAGTACGCAGACGAGGTCACCGGCTGCGGCATCTCCCCACGAGCCAGGGAAGGGATGTTGAGGTGGCTTCAGGGGAGGCACGGAGGCATCTCCCATCCCCAGCGAGCCCAGAAGCTTTCCCACTTGGACACTTGCCACTTTTTGTTCGAGATGAACGAGAAAAGCTTCACCCAAAGCGCTCTGGGGGGCCTCACTGACATAGACCTGCGGGACGTCAGGTTTTCCCTGTACGACCAAGCGGCTCTTTGCTTCTGCATCAGGCACTGGGACGGGCTGGACGGCGTCACCCTCCGGGGCTGCTCCTTCGCCCAGGGGGAGCCCCGGGAGCAGCTGCCCACGGCGCTGACTCG ctgcagcaccccaGGAGCCGGAGGAACTGAAGGAACAAGAGGAACTGGAGGACGTGCCGGTGACCTCGTGGAGTCGCACCCCCCGATCCGCCCGCTCTGCCAAGCGCTGCAGCAGCCGGGCAGCCGCCTGCGGGTGCTGCG GCTGCACTGGTGCGGGCTGTCCGAGAGCTGCTGCcgggagctgggggagctgctggcGCTGCACCCCGGCCTGGCGCGGCTGGAGCTGGCTGACGGGGCGCTGGGCGACGGCGGCGTGCGCCTGCTGTGCCACGGGCTGCTGCAGCCGGGCTGCCGCCTGCGTGCCCTGCG GCTGTGCTACTCCCGCCTCACCAGCGCCTGCTGCCGGGACCTGGCCGCCGTGCTGAGCACCAGCCCGTGCCTGGAGGAGCTGGATCTGTCCTTCAGCGAGGGGCTGCGCGACGCCGGCGCGGGGCTGCTGGCCGAGGGGCTGCGGCGCCGGGGCTGCCGGCTGCGCACGCTGCG GCTGGGGAGCTGCCGGCTGACGGGCGCCTGCTGCCGAGCGCTGGCCGCGGGGCTGCTGGAGACCCCCCAGCTCGGCTGCCTGGACCTGAGCGACAACGAGCTGGGAGCCGAGGGCgtgctgcagctgtgccagcagctccgGCATCCCGCCTgcccgctgcgggccctggg CCTGAGCACGTCAGGGCTGAACGAAGAAGCGCTGCAGGCACTGTCTGCCCTGCGGGAGCTGAAGCCAGACCTGAAGATCGGGAACCTCCTGGAGCAGGAGGTGCCAGAGGAGGGGGCCATGGCCCGGCTGCCCTTCCACCGCGGGGTCCTGCCGGGCACAGCGGGGACGAGGGGCAGGAAGGTGCTCCCTGCTTTTAGGAGAGGTCCCCTCCTTTAG